In one window of uncultured Draconibacterium sp. DNA:
- a CDS encoding sigma-70 family RNA polymerase sigma factor — protein MKVLRSKKKEFSELIEKHQAIIHKVTMVYTNGPADREDLFQEICLQLWRSYPNFREEAKFTTWMYRVALNTAISDVRKKNKDLHFEQLRDNDRMETEPSDEKEQMRLLYRAISKLNRIDKALILLWLEEKSYDEIAAIMGTTKGNVSVKLVRIKRKLEELVSETEKQE, from the coding sequence ATGAAAGTGCTGAGATCAAAGAAAAAGGAATTCAGTGAATTGATCGAAAAACACCAGGCGATCATTCATAAAGTAACAATGGTTTATACCAATGGGCCGGCCGACCGCGAAGACCTTTTTCAGGAAATCTGCCTGCAGCTATGGAGATCGTATCCAAATTTCAGGGAAGAAGCAAAATTCACCACCTGGATGTACCGGGTAGCATTGAATACAGCAATCAGCGATGTGCGGAAAAAGAATAAGGATCTTCATTTTGAACAGCTGCGCGACAACGATCGTATGGAAACAGAACCTTCTGACGAGAAGGAACAGATGAGACTACTGTACCGGGCTATTTCTAAACTCAACCGGATTGACAAAGCGCTAATTCTGCTTTGGCTCGAAGAAAAAAGTTACGACGAGATAGCAGCGATTATGGGGACAACTAAAGGCAATGTAAGCGTGAAACTGGTGCGCATAAAGCGGAAGCTGGAAGAACTGGTTTCAGAAACAGAAAAGCAAGAGTAA
- a CDS encoding transglutaminase-like domain-containing protein: protein MKTIKTISWLLLSTFLWIAAAGQSVNDLPKKMTYAVEIGGVLCGYSEITIPPTEKDGRELLSVNTEALVKQRALGGNVELIITENVLITPETKLPVFVEQRFKTRAEIYSCATFNNDVAYYTSVEGGEPREIQLPHDVILENTLSYPHLMNDFIQGNAATKEYRVFDIQSGDIISKTYKRIGEEKLELAGANYNTIVLEEFNHQTGITAKIWLNKENSSALKTKGSNRLIYLANESIKRSIQVVDVDNLLFARVDKVIANVHPISSMRIEATIQSEGEVITAENLNFPGQKFEGTVSNNLIEGVFEVDRQHYTGENAPPFPPKFSDVKLKKYLEPERLIEADHPVLIQEAERITKDSKDAWEAAVKLSTWVGENIMGAIPGGTSAINTYNTREGECGSHSRLLAAFCRAVGIPARLSIGCMYISYAGGCFYQHAWTEVYMGDAGWVAIDATAHEFDFVDAGHIRLGEKTSFNPKAMKILDYQMENAMVDNTVPDEYKKYLGNYLFEERNSIFKILYQDGSLAVDIPNAQVLALNPPDENGVLYPTVSRQLNFSFGNDIYGNISTMKLQQVIPLGKKFEQDSIGSEVPNEIKPLVGNYWLAQAQAAFKVIYENGILAFINPLTNETVKLPKHTESGLWKDELGKNEVEFERNDADEVVRMLLYVNVYLKKQIEL, encoded by the coding sequence ATGAAAACAATAAAAACCATAAGTTGGCTATTGCTGTCTACTTTTTTATGGATAGCAGCAGCCGGCCAGAGCGTAAACGACCTGCCGAAAAAAATGACTTACGCCGTTGAGATAGGCGGTGTACTGTGCGGCTATTCTGAAATAACCATACCCCCTACTGAAAAAGATGGCCGGGAATTATTAAGCGTAAATACAGAAGCGCTCGTAAAACAGCGTGCACTGGGCGGAAATGTGGAGTTAATCATAACAGAGAATGTATTAATTACACCTGAAACAAAACTCCCCGTTTTTGTTGAACAGCGTTTTAAAACCAGAGCCGAGATCTACTCGTGTGCCACATTTAACAACGATGTTGCGTATTACACTTCCGTTGAAGGAGGAGAACCTCGGGAAATCCAATTACCCCATGATGTAATTTTGGAGAATACACTCTCCTACCCCCATTTAATGAACGATTTTATTCAGGGAAATGCAGCAACAAAAGAATACAGGGTTTTCGATATCCAGAGTGGGGATATAATATCGAAAACCTATAAAAGGATCGGGGAAGAAAAACTGGAACTGGCGGGAGCCAATTATAATACAATTGTATTAGAAGAATTCAATCATCAAACAGGTATTACTGCAAAAATCTGGCTGAATAAAGAAAACAGTAGCGCGTTAAAAACCAAAGGCTCTAACCGGCTCATTTACCTTGCCAACGAATCCATAAAAAGGAGCATTCAGGTTGTTGATGTCGATAATTTGCTTTTTGCCCGGGTAGATAAAGTTATCGCTAATGTTCACCCTATTTCTTCCATGAGAATTGAAGCAACCATACAATCAGAAGGAGAAGTCATTACAGCGGAGAACTTAAATTTTCCGGGGCAGAAATTCGAAGGAACTGTAAGCAATAATTTAATTGAAGGAGTATTTGAAGTTGACCGACAGCATTACACAGGAGAAAATGCGCCACCTTTTCCACCGAAGTTTTCTGATGTAAAACTAAAGAAATACCTTGAACCGGAAAGACTGATCGAAGCGGATCATCCCGTTTTAATTCAGGAAGCGGAACGTATTACAAAAGATTCAAAAGATGCCTGGGAAGCTGCAGTAAAACTCAGCACATGGGTTGGCGAGAATATTATGGGTGCCATTCCCGGAGGAACATCAGCCATAAATACCTATAATACCCGCGAAGGAGAATGCGGCTCCCATTCGCGATTACTGGCAGCTTTTTGCCGTGCGGTTGGCATTCCGGCTCGACTTTCAATCGGATGCATGTACATTTCGTATGCGGGTGGTTGCTTTTATCAACACGCCTGGACCGAAGTTTATATGGGCGATGCCGGGTGGGTAGCTATTGATGCTACCGCACACGAGTTTGATTTTGTAGATGCCGGACATATCAGGTTGGGAGAAAAAACTTCCTTTAATCCGAAAGCCATGAAAATTCTGGACTATCAAATGGAGAACGCAATGGTTGATAATACCGTTCCTGATGAATACAAGAAATACCTCGGCAATTACCTGTTTGAAGAACGAAACAGCATTTTTAAAATTCTTTATCAAGATGGAAGTCTCGCTGTTGATATTCCCAATGCACAAGTGCTGGCACTTAATCCACCCGATGAAAACGGGGTGCTTTATCCAACGGTATCCAGGCAACTGAATTTTTCTTTCGGAAACGACATCTATGGGAATATTTCTACCATGAAACTGCAACAGGTAATTCCTTTAGGTAAAAAGTTTGAACAGGACAGCATTGGCTCTGAAGTGCCAAACGAAATAAAACCACTTGTCGGAAATTACTGGCTGGCACAGGCACAGGCCGCTTTTAAAGTAATTTATGAAAACGGAATCCTTGCTTTTATAAACCCTTTGACAAATGAAACAGTAAAACTACCGAAACACACTGAATCCGGATTATGGAAAGATGAATTGGGTAAAAATGAAGTGGAGTTTGAAAGAAACGATGCTGATGAAGTGGTAAGAATGCTCTTATATGTTAATGTTTATTTGAAAAAACAAATTGAACTTTAA
- the rplU gene encoding 50S ribosomal protein L21 produces the protein MYAIVEIAGQQFKVEKDKKLFVHHLDAEEGASVDFDKVLLVDNDGKVAVGTPTVKGAKITAKVLEHVKGDKVIVFKKKRRKGYQKMNGHRQQFTQIQVETIVG, from the coding sequence ATGTACGCGATTGTTGAAATTGCAGGACAGCAATTCAAAGTAGAAAAAGACAAGAAACTTTTCGTACATCACCTGGATGCAGAAGAAGGTGCATCGGTTGATTTCGACAAAGTATTGCTGGTTGACAACGACGGTAAAGTTGCCGTTGGTACTCCAACCGTAAAAGGTGCTAAAATTACAGCCAAAGTGCTGGAACATGTGAAAGGTGACAAAGTGATCGTATTCAAAAAGAAACGTCGTAAAGGCTATCAAAAAATGAATGGTCACCGTCAGCAGTTTACTCAAATTCAAGTAGAAACCATTGTTGGATAA
- a CDS encoding alpha/beta hydrolase: protein MRRLSFFLLTVIALTGSVNVLFAQQEKQERKAIPGMGGLLIPQEIKPCDNSTSIVLEDISGAPKMVREVPENITLTENVIFHETKNSVGNPMSMKMDIVRPADDQNYPCVIFLTGGGFMFAPKNSSLYNRCEIAKAGYVVASIEYHVATNGLYSDAVKDTKSAIRFMRANAQKYGIDPEKVAVWGESAGGYLTGMTGTTNGEEVFEEGENLDQSSDVQAAIVVYGLSDLTKIGADYDKDAEEAHFTKEAPEAMFVHGKNSGLTILDKPEVVAKSNPVNYVDKNDPPFLLIHGTVDALVSPSQSVLLHNALRTAGVESTRYAIVGANHGGGHFSDPKVIKIMVDFLDKALK from the coding sequence TTTTTCCTGTTAACAGTAATTGCATTAACTGGCTCTGTAAATGTTCTTTTTGCTCAACAAGAAAAACAAGAACGAAAAGCTATCCCCGGAATGGGAGGTTTGTTAATACCACAAGAAATAAAACCTTGTGATAACAGCACCAGTATTGTACTCGAAGATATTTCCGGTGCTCCCAAAATGGTTAGGGAGGTTCCTGAAAACATTACGCTAACTGAAAACGTAATTTTTCACGAAACGAAAAATTCTGTTGGCAATCCAATGTCGATGAAAATGGATATCGTCAGACCGGCAGATGATCAAAACTATCCGTGTGTTATATTTCTTACCGGTGGTGGTTTTATGTTTGCGCCCAAAAACAGCAGTTTATACAACCGCTGCGAAATTGCCAAAGCCGGATATGTTGTAGCAAGTATTGAATATCATGTGGCAACGAACGGATTATACAGCGATGCGGTAAAAGATACAAAATCTGCTATACGGTTCATGCGTGCCAATGCACAGAAATATGGTATCGATCCCGAGAAAGTGGCTGTATGGGGAGAATCGGCAGGAGGTTATTTAACCGGAATGACCGGAACTACAAATGGCGAAGAAGTGTTTGAAGAGGGAGAAAATCTCGACCAAAGCAGCGATGTGCAGGCGGCTATTGTTGTATATGGATTAAGCGATCTGACAAAAATTGGTGCCGACTACGATAAAGACGCTGAAGAGGCGCACTTTACGAAAGAAGCACCAGAAGCTATGTTTGTGCACGGTAAAAACAGTGGGTTAACGATTCTTGATAAACCTGAAGTAGTCGCTAAATCCAATCCGGTGAATTATGTGGATAAAAACGATCCTCCGTTTCTTTTAATTCATGGTACAGTTGATGCACTGGTTTCTCCAAGCCAAAGTGTATTACTGCATAATGCACTTCGCACAGCAGGTGTTGAATCAACCCGATATGCTATTGTTGGAGCAAATCATGGCGGAGGTCATTTCTCCGATCCGAAAGTGATTAAAATAATGGTTGACTTTTTGGATAAAGCCTTAAAATAA